AGCCTGGCCCCGCCCGGGGGGGTGCCGTAGTGAgtctgggggcactgggagggactgggatgggattgggaggggctgggagggactgggagggactgggatgggattgggaggggttgggagggacagggaggggattgggagggactgggagggattgggagggactgggatgggattgggagggactgggatgggattgggaggggctgggagggactgggagggactgggatgggattgggaggggattgggagggactaggaggggattgggagggactgggacgggattgggaggggattgggccACACTGGGGTGAACGAGGAAGTCTGTGGTAGGTTACGGGGCTATACTGGGACGGAACAGGGTTGTAATGGTGTGagtggggtggtcagtgggAGGTACTGGGACGTGACTGggagggaccgggagggggttgggagggactgggaggggtttcggagggactgggaggggattgggagggaactgggaggggtttgggagggaactggggagcATTTTAGGGAAGTGGGactggactgggatgaactgggagggattcgaggggactgggaggggactggtcACAAAGCCCCGCCCCCTGACCCCGCCCCGTGACGTCCCAGCGCGGTGGGGCTGCAGGACGGGGGCGGGGCCGTGGCCGCGGTCACCGTGTACAACGCGGCCCCGGCCTGGGGCGTGACCGTGGGCGACGCGCTGGCGGTGCCCGACCCGCTCCTgacccagcaccagcaccagcaccaggcCCAGGTGAGAGCGCCGGCTCAAACCGGTTTGCGCCGATTTAAACGGGTTTCCACTTGTTCAAACTGCTTTATACTGGTTTAAACTGGTCTGTACCGGTTTAAACCGGCTTATAccggttccccccccccccgccccccacaGACGTTCTCCTTCCTCGGGATCCGCGTCTCCTCCCCGCTGTCCCTCGTGGTCAATGGGAGGCGCCCGCCCGCCTCGGccctggccccgccccgcctGGCGCTGTCCAATCCCAGCGCGCCGCTGCCGCACGAGGCCACGCCCCCCGGCGCGCGCTGACCGCGCCCTCCCTGGCGGCGCTGTTGGGGGGCGTCTGGGGTAATAAAGGAGTTTTTTGGGATCTTGGAATCACGTCAagtgtgggggagggggaggggctggaggccGCCATGTTGGGCGAGGTGCGCAGCTGGGAGCCGCCATCTTGGCTGAGCCTCCACGCTGGAGGCGGCCATGTTGGGCCGTGGCGGCCGCCATCTTGGATTGTGCTGTACGGAGATGCCCGCCCGGAGTCCTCGCCctccccccgagccccccgaaCAAACTCcgtgggggggatggggggagggggtctctcagagcccctccccctcccccggcACCGATTACAAACATCCGTCCTTTAATCGTCGTCTCGAGGTATCAAAATTAACCGAGAAGGGGGAGGGGCGCGgggcggtgggggaggggccgtgGCGGGttgtggggggggagggggggccaGGAGGGGCACGGAAAGGGGGCGGGGACCGAACTACAGAgggcggtgggggagggggccACGACAGCACGAGCACGGCGGAGGGGGGgaagggcggggcggggggaggggcgaggggagggggaggggctcagggctcGTCCTCGCCGTTGGCGCTGTCCCGGTCGTCCTCCCCCTCCTCCGCCTCCTTCTCGTCCCCTTTCAGCGACTCCAGCTGGAAAcgggggaggggcccggggtcagggtgggggggggggaggggcggggctgcccatccccccccccccctccccaccccaacgGCACTGGGAGAGACCgggagggggcttggggggtactgggatgtactgggaggcCGCTGGCGTGgcacggggtgggggggggcgtCACTGCTCCCTCCTGGGGTTCCCCACCTGCTCGTCCCCCCTCTCCTCGGCCTCGTCGTCGTCCAGCAGGTCGCCCTCCTCAGCCGAGTCCTCGTTGCCGCCCTCGGCCTTGGCCCCGCCCGCCTCGTCCTTCTTGGAGCCGCTGCCGCCCTGCTCCTCCTCGGCCTTCTCGCTCTTAGCCTCTAGAACGGAATTGGGGGGGGGGCAAAgatcggggatttggggggggggaaaacaGGAACAGAATTGTGGTAACGTGCGGGTGGGCACTGCCCCAGAGACAACGGGCGGAGTCCGCTTGGTCTCCCCACGGAGAacaaccttttccaccccaaaaaaaaccccaacgttTCCTCCCCCAAATCTGCCTGAAAATCCCCCCGTGCCCGGCCCGCAGTTCTCACTCTGCTCCCGCTCCAGCCGCTCCAGGCTCTCCAGCAGCGCGTCCACCTTGGCCTTGATCTGCCCCAGCTCCTTCTTGATGCTCTGCAGGTCGTCCCCTTTCACTGcgaaaatcgccccaaaaaccccctcaggGTCCTGACAACGTGGGGGCCGCCATATTGGATTGCGGGAGATGGGGGCCGCCATATCGGattgggggacatgggggctGTCATTGGATTGGGGGATGTGGGGGCCACCATATTGGATTGGGGGACATGGAGGCTGCCATATTGGATGAGGGGAGATGGAGGCCGCCATATTGGattgggggacatgggggctGTCATTGGATTGGGGGATGTGGGGGCCACCATATTGGATTGGGGGACATGGAGGCTGCCATATTGGATGAGGGGAGATGGGGCCGCCATATTGGATTGGGGGAGATGGAGGCCGCCATATTGGGTGGGGGGAGATGGGGGCCGCCATATTGGATTAGGGAAATGAGGGCGGCCATATTGGATGGTGACTGCAGGCCGCCATATTGGATGAGGGATGGGAACGGCCACGTTGGCTGGCGGCTGCTGCCGTGCTGGACAGGGCGCGGCCAGCGCCGCATTGGATTTTTTCCCCGATTCCCGGGATTTCCGTACGTTTTCCGGACTTGGAGGAAGAGCCGCGCTGGCCGGATTTGCTGTTGAAGCTCTTCCCGCGCCGGGAGGTGTTGCCGGACACGCGCTGGCGCTTGGAGGGCACCACGGCCCGGGcgatggggggagggggcggcacGCGGGCAGGGTAACTGTACATCCTGCAAGGCAacggactgggatggactgggagccactgggagggtgGCTGCGGGCTCTGGTCGGTACTGGGAGGGGATTcaggggcactgggaaggggtttggggtaactggtctgtactgggagggggtttggggggcactgggaaggggtttgggcaaactgggagggggttatggggcactgggaagcactggtctgtactgggaaAGGGTTTGTGGtcactggtctgtactgggagAGGCTTTGTGGTCAGTGGTCTcctgggaaggggtttggggtcactggtttgtactgggaaggggtttggggtcactggtcTGTACTAGGAGGGAATTTCGGGtcactggtctgtactgggaaggggtttggggtcactggtcTATACTGGGAGAGGATTTCGGGtcactggtctgtactgggaaggggtttggggt
This Aphelocoma coerulescens isolate FSJ_1873_10779 unplaced genomic scaffold, UR_Acoe_1.0 HiC_scaffold_138, whole genome shotgun sequence DNA region includes the following protein-coding sequences:
- the LOC138100728 gene encoding heterogeneous nuclear ribonucleoprotein C isoform X2; translation: MASNVTNKTDPRSLNSRVFIGNLNTLVVKKSDVEAIFSKYGKIVGCSVHKGFAFVQYVNERNARAAVAGEDGRMIAGQVLDINLAAEPKVNRGKAGVKRSAAEMYGSSFDLDYDFQRDYYDRMYSYPARVPPPPPIARAVVPSKRQRVSGNTSRRGKSFNSKSGQRGSSSKSGKLKGDDLQSIKKELGQIKAKVDALLESLERLEREQKAKSEKAEEEQGGSGSKKDEAGGAKAEGGNEDSAEEGDLLDDDEAEERGDEQLESLKGDEKEAEEGEDDRDSANGEDEP
- the LOC138100728 gene encoding heterogeneous nuclear ribonucleoprotein C isoform X1, producing MASNVTNKTDPRSLNSRVFIGNLNTLVVKKSDVEAIFSKYGKIVGCSVHKGFAFVQYVNERNARAAVAGEDGRMIAGQVLDINLAAEPKVNRGKAGVKRSAAEMYGSVPAPPSPSPLVRSSFDLDYDFQRDYYDRMYSYPARVPPPPPIARAVVPSKRQRVSGNTSRRGKSFNSKSGQRGSSSKSGKLKGDDLQSIKKELGQIKAKVDALLESLERLEREQKAKSEKAEEEQGGSGSKKDEAGGAKAEGGNEDSAEEGDLLDDDEAEERGDEQLESLKGDEKEAEEGEDDRDSANGEDEP